A window of Thermococcus aggregans contains these coding sequences:
- a CDS encoding radical SAM protein translates to MRKTRYYSYAVGELPEGCKLCVQGAKLVLFTTGACPRDCFYCPLSPWRRKDVSYANERPIKSLDDIIEEAKIQDALGAGVTGGDPLSRIERTVEYIKALKENFGEKFHIHLYTTGVLATKENLEKLYSADLDEIRFHPDIFNPNSKLLQKELENIRGAFDFDWDVGGEVPSVPGQEERIKWFAEFLDSHGAKFLNINELEFSETNLDALLARGFRTVSNESSAIAGSLELGLKILEWGEENTSLNYHLCTAKLKDAVQLRNRLKRMAKNVAKPYMEITEEGTLRFGIAEYEDLMELYNLLVNEAEVPEEWLYINVEKKRIEMPIEVAEELADAIEGDVKFYIVEEYPTWDRIEVERIPLP, encoded by the coding sequence ATGAGAAAAACCAGATATTATTCATACGCAGTTGGAGAGCTCCCAGAGGGATGCAAACTGTGTGTTCAAGGGGCAAAGCTGGTACTATTTACAACCGGAGCGTGCCCCAGAGATTGCTTTTACTGCCCTCTAAGCCCCTGGAGAAGGAAAGACGTTAGCTACGCAAACGAAAGGCCCATAAAAAGTCTTGATGACATAATAGAAGAGGCCAAAATCCAAGACGCTTTGGGTGCAGGAGTTACTGGGGGAGACCCGCTTTCAAGGATAGAGAGAACGGTAGAGTACATAAAAGCCCTGAAAGAAAACTTCGGCGAGAAGTTCCACATTCATCTTTACACTACTGGAGTCTTGGCTACAAAAGAGAACCTTGAAAAGCTTTATTCAGCGGACTTAGATGAAATACGCTTCCACCCGGATATCTTCAATCCCAACTCAAAACTTCTCCAGAAAGAGCTTGAGAACATAAGGGGAGCTTTCGACTTTGATTGGGATGTAGGTGGAGAAGTACCAAGCGTTCCCGGGCAGGAAGAGAGGATTAAGTGGTTCGCTGAATTTCTGGATTCTCACGGAGCAAAGTTCCTTAACATAAATGAGCTTGAGTTCAGTGAGACCAACTTAGATGCCCTCCTCGCTAGAGGTTTCAGAACGGTAAGCAATGAAAGTTCAGCAATAGCTGGGAGCCTTGAGTTGGGGCTCAAGATCCTCGAATGGGGAGAAGAGAACACGTCTTTGAACTACCACCTGTGCACAGCCAAGCTTAAAGACGCTGTGCAGTTGAGAAACAGGCTCAAAAGGATGGCAAAAAACGTTGCCAAGCCCTATATGGAGATAACCGAAGAAGGAACCTTACGGTTCGGAATTGCAGAATATGAGGACTTAATGGAGCTGTACAACTTGCTTGTAAACGAAGCCGAAGTTCCTGAAGAATGGCTCTACATAAACGTGGAAAAGAAGAGAATTGAAATGCCCATAGAAGTTGCAGAGGAGCTTGCCGATGCAATAGAGGGAGACGTGAAGTTCTACATAGTTGAGGAGTATCCGACATGGGATAGGATAGAAGTTGAGAGAATTCCTCTGCCTTAA
- the rqcH gene encoding ribosome rescue protein RqcH, whose translation MKQEMSSVDIKYIVEELKSLEGARVDKIYHDGDQIRIKLHVTGEGRKDLIIEAGKRIHLTTYIKEAPQQPSSFTMLLRKYLSGSRLESIDQHDFDRIVKLKIGDYTLIAELFRKGNIILVDKDNIIISAMRYEEFKDRVIRPKHKYKLPPARENPVDISWERFKELISSQEVEIVRALARSLNMGGLYAEEILLRAGIEKTRKANELSEEELKTIFEKMKEVFNSPKKPNIVYKDDTPIDVLPIELKWYEGYEKKFFETFSEALDEYFGRITIESAKLERTKKLQEKKKGLEITLKRQEEMIKGFEKQMQENQEIGDLIYANFTFVENLLKELLKAAGKLGWEEFKKRIEEGKKAGNKVAQMIKNVDPKEKAVTIELEGKKVKLYLNKSIGENAEIYYEKAKKAKHKLEGARKAYEDTLKKIQEIEKLIEEEEKKELSVKKLEKRKKKWFEKFRWFISSEGFLVIGGKDATTNEIVVKRHMTENDLYCHADIYGAPHVVIKDGKKAGEKTIFEACQFAVSMSRAWKDGIYSADAYWADPSQVTKKAPSGEYLGKGAFMVYGKRNWMHGLPLKLAVGIVEYEGEKLPMCGPVDALKAHTDKYIIIRPGRMKKSELVKKIAKIFEKWGYKVDVDDLMQILPPGNGEIVEVVE comes from the coding sequence ATGAAACAAGAAATGAGCAGTGTTGACATTAAGTACATCGTAGAAGAGCTAAAGTCCCTAGAAGGAGCTAGAGTGGACAAGATATACCATGATGGTGACCAAATCAGGATAAAACTTCACGTAACCGGAGAGGGAAGAAAAGACCTGATTATCGAAGCTGGGAAGAGAATTCATCTAACCACTTATATAAAGGAAGCCCCCCAACAGCCATCTTCCTTCACAATGCTGCTTAGAAAATACTTAAGCGGTTCAAGGCTTGAAAGCATAGACCAGCACGACTTTGATAGAATAGTAAAGCTCAAAATAGGGGACTACACGCTAATAGCTGAACTTTTTAGAAAAGGGAACATCATCCTTGTTGATAAGGACAATATTATAATCTCTGCAATGAGATATGAAGAGTTCAAAGACAGAGTAATAAGGCCCAAGCACAAATACAAACTTCCTCCGGCGAGAGAAAATCCAGTAGATATTTCCTGGGAGAGGTTTAAAGAGCTTATTTCTTCTCAGGAAGTTGAGATAGTTAGGGCTCTAGCGAGAAGCCTTAACATGGGCGGTTTATATGCAGAGGAAATTCTCCTAAGGGCGGGAATAGAAAAAACAAGGAAAGCCAACGAGCTGAGCGAAGAAGAACTTAAGACTATTTTTGAAAAGATGAAAGAGGTCTTTAACTCCCCAAAGAAGCCAAACATCGTGTATAAAGATGACACGCCAATAGATGTTCTCCCCATTGAGCTTAAATGGTATGAGGGTTATGAGAAAAAGTTCTTCGAAACTTTCAGCGAAGCTTTGGACGAATATTTTGGGAGAATAACTATTGAAAGCGCAAAACTGGAGAGAACTAAGAAGCTTCAGGAGAAAAAGAAGGGGCTGGAAATTACTCTCAAAAGACAGGAAGAAATGATAAAGGGCTTCGAAAAACAAATGCAGGAAAACCAGGAAATCGGCGACCTAATTTATGCTAACTTCACATTTGTAGAAAATCTCCTCAAGGAGCTTTTAAAGGCTGCTGGAAAGCTTGGATGGGAAGAATTCAAGAAAAGAATAGAAGAAGGCAAAAAAGCGGGCAACAAAGTAGCCCAGATGATAAAAAACGTTGATCCAAAAGAAAAAGCAGTGACAATCGAGCTGGAAGGCAAAAAAGTTAAGCTGTACCTCAACAAGAGCATAGGCGAAAACGCCGAGATTTATTATGAGAAGGCCAAAAAAGCCAAGCACAAGCTTGAAGGAGCAAGGAAGGCTTATGAAGACACATTAAAGAAAATCCAAGAGATAGAAAAGCTCATAGAAGAAGAGGAAAAGAAGGAGCTCAGCGTGAAAAAGCTTGAAAAGAGAAAGAAGAAGTGGTTTGAAAAGTTTAGGTGGTTCATAAGCAGCGAGGGATTTCTCGTAATAGGAGGAAAAGATGCTACCACAAACGAAATAGTCGTAAAGAGGCACATGACCGAGAACGACCTCTACTGCCACGCTGACATTTACGGTGCTCCTCACGTGGTAATAAAAGATGGCAAGAAAGCTGGAGAAAAAACGATTTTTGAAGCCTGTCAGTTCGCCGTTTCGATGTCACGAGCATGGAAGGATGGAATATACTCCGCCGATGCATACTGGGCAGATCCAAGTCAGGTGACAAAGAAAGCTCCAAGCGGAGAATATCTTGGCAAAGGAGCGTTCATGGTTTACGGAAAGAGGAACTGGATGCATGGACTGCCTTTGAAGCTTGCCGTTGGAATAGTGGAATATGAAGGAGAGAAGCTTCCAATGTGCGGGCCGGTAGATGCCCTAAAAGCTCACACGGATAAGTATATTATTATCCGCCCCGGAAGAATGAAAAAGAGCGAACTCGTCAAAAAAATTGCAAAGATATTCGAAAAATGGGGGTACAAAGTGGACGTTGATGATTTAATGCAGATTCTGCCTCCTGGGAACGGCGAGATTGTGGAGGTGGTTGAATGA
- a CDS encoding 1,4-alpha-glucan branching protein: MVRGYFTFVLHTHIPYVRKHGKWPFGEEWVFEAISETYIPLLMEFERLRKKGVKFQLVIGITPILAEQLADEYMKREFEKYMERKLKAMHQDLEKYDDEKLKHAISYMIEYFTGIYEYWKSINGDILGVLKRLQDEGYIEIIASGATHGYLPLLERDEAIEGQVVNGILTYEKHFGRRPKGIWLPECAYRPEGLWRSPSSEEVVWRKGIEKFLEKHGLKFFFVESHLIDEGPVSHGYGKVLPAKSRKSTLRPYFIKGTNIAVFARNRETGLQVWSADIGYPGDFWYREFHKKAEKSGGQYWRITSKAVGLGEKEPYVPERALERVEEHARHFVGLVKSLLEDYEREYGEKGIIVAPYDTELFGHWWFEGVKWLGRVLELMAKENIETTTIARFLENYQGERYEIELPEGSWGRYGTHYTWWNPEVEWMWGHIHLAERRMVALASKYIHEDKFGDRVLEQLGRELLLIESSDWQFLVTTGQAKEYGKRRLLEHANYFHRLANALEEYFKSGEFKEMNFLEEVEEKDNPFHPINIDVYVSEEPPSVPEYIEPPEVPSEVTKE; encoded by the coding sequence ATGGTTAGAGGATATTTTACATTTGTGTTGCACACCCATATTCCTTATGTAAGGAAGCATGGTAAATGGCCATTTGGCGAGGAGTGGGTCTTTGAGGCTATCTCCGAGACCTACATACCTCTTTTGATGGAGTTTGAAAGACTCAGGAAAAAAGGAGTAAAGTTTCAGCTGGTAATTGGTATCACACCGATATTAGCTGAACAGCTTGCAGATGAGTACATGAAGAGGGAATTCGAGAAATACATGGAAAGGAAGCTCAAGGCCATGCACCAGGACTTGGAGAAATACGATGATGAGAAGCTCAAGCACGCAATCTCTTATATGATTGAGTACTTCACCGGAATTTATGAGTACTGGAAAAGCATAAACGGCGACATATTGGGAGTTCTTAAACGGCTCCAGGATGAGGGTTACATAGAGATAATAGCATCTGGAGCAACCCATGGATATCTGCCTCTTTTGGAGAGGGATGAGGCAATTGAAGGACAGGTTGTTAATGGGATCCTTACCTACGAAAAACATTTTGGAAGGAGACCAAAAGGAATATGGCTCCCTGAATGTGCATACAGACCAGAGGGGCTTTGGCGAAGTCCAAGCAGTGAAGAAGTTGTATGGAGAAAAGGAATTGAGAAGTTTCTAGAGAAGCATGGGCTGAAGTTTTTCTTTGTTGAAAGCCATTTGATAGATGAGGGACCAGTAAGCCATGGTTATGGGAAAGTTCTCCCTGCGAAAAGTAGAAAGTCCACATTAAGACCTTATTTCATAAAGGGAACGAACATAGCGGTATTCGCTAGAAATAGGGAAACTGGCCTTCAAGTATGGAGTGCGGACATAGGCTATCCAGGGGATTTCTGGTATAGGGAATTCCACAAAAAAGCGGAGAAAAGCGGGGGCCAATATTGGAGGATTACATCTAAGGCTGTTGGCTTAGGAGAAAAAGAACCTTATGTCCCAGAGAGGGCTTTGGAGAGGGTAGAAGAGCATGCGAGACATTTTGTAGGCTTAGTTAAATCCCTCTTAGAGGACTACGAGAGGGAATATGGAGAAAAAGGAATAATTGTTGCACCTTACGACACGGAGCTTTTCGGTCACTGGTGGTTTGAGGGCGTTAAATGGCTTGGAAGAGTGCTAGAGCTAATGGCAAAAGAAAACATAGAGACTACAACAATTGCTAGGTTCTTGGAGAACTATCAGGGAGAAAGGTACGAGATAGAACTTCCAGAAGGGTCGTGGGGGAGGTACGGAACTCATTACACGTGGTGGAATCCAGAAGTGGAGTGGATGTGGGGGCACATACACCTTGCAGAGAGGAGAATGGTTGCTCTCGCGAGCAAATACATACACGAAGACAAATTTGGGGACAGGGTTTTAGAGCAGCTTGGAAGGGAACTGCTCCTCATTGAAAGCAGTGATTGGCAATTCCTTGTTACCACGGGTCAGGCAAAAGAGTATGGAAAGAGACGCCTTTTGGAACACGCGAACTACTTCCACCGCTTGGCAAATGCTCTGGAGGAGTACTTCAAGAGCGGCGAGTTTAAGGAAATGAACTTCTTGGAAGAAGTTGAAGAGAAAGACAACCCCTTCCACCCCATAAACATCGATGTCTATGTGAGCGAAGAGCCTCCAAGTGTCCCTGAGTACATCGAACCACCAGAAGT
- a CDS encoding antitoxin VapB family protein, whose translation MGKTITIADDVYNELVKMKGDKSFSELLRELIGKKKKGNLEVLMIAFGTRTPEELEELKKELKEVEEWMDSWTPAW comes from the coding sequence TTGGGGAAGACCATAACCATAGCGGATGATGTTTACAACGAGCTCGTCAAGATGAAAGGCGACAAAAGCTTCTCAGAACTGTTGAGAGAACTCATAGGGAAGAAAAAGAAAGGTAACTTAGAGGTATTGATGATTGCCTTTGGGACAAGGACTCCTGAGGAGCTCGAAGAGCTCAAGAAGGAGCTAAAGGAGGTCGAAGAATGGATGGACTCTTGGACACCAGCGTGGTAA